The following nucleotide sequence is from Acetivibrio cellulolyticus CD2.
TGTTCCGTTAACTGCTATAGCACTACTTGGACAAACCTTCGAGCATTTACCGCAGCCTATACACCCCACATTACAGTTTTTTCTTACCACAGCACCTTTATCCATACTTCTGCAAGAAACAATGTATTCATCAAATTTAGGAACCATTTCAATTATCTTTTTAGGGCATGCAGCCACACATTTTTCACAAGCTTTACACCTAGACTCAATAATTCTGGCAAGACCATCAATAATCTCTATTGCACCAAATGGACAAATTCTTGCACAGTTTCCCATCCCAACACACCCGTAAGTACAAGCTGATGGACCTCCAAAAAGGTTTGCTGCTGCAATACAATCTTCTATACCGGAATAGTCAAATTTTGTCTTACAAGAAGTGTATGTGCCTGCACACATTACCCTGGCAGTTTTAGCTACTGTCGATGCTGCTTTAACTCCCAGTATTTCGCCAATTTTCGTTGCAACCTTGTCACCACCCACAGGGCATCCGGTTACACTGCACTTTCCAGCTACAACACCTTCAGCAAATCCGTCGCAGCCTGTTTGACCACATGCACCACAGTTTGCCCCAGGTAATATTTCTCTTATTTTAGCAACCCGTTCATCAACTTTTACTTCAAACTTTTTAGAAGCCAAAGCCAAACCCAAGCCAAATATCAGGCCTAGACCTCCTACTAAACAAGTTGGAAACAACAACTCCTGTAACATAATTTCAACAACCTTTCCGTCAGACTATATTCCAAATAGCCCCTTGAATCCCAAAAATGCCATAGAAACTAGTGCTGCTGCAATAAGTGATATAGGCAGCCCTTTAAGCGACTCAGGAATATCACTGTACTCAAGCCTTTCCCTCACACCTGCAAACAACACCAATGCAAGTGTAAAACCAACTCCCGCAAAAAATCCATATAAAGTTGAGTTTAGTACATTGTAACCTTTATCAATATTAATAAGAGCAGCTCCCAATACAGCACAGTTTGTCGTTATGAGTGGAAGATATATACCCAGTGCCTTGTAAAGTGAGGGCAGAAACTTCTTAAGCACAACCTCAACAAACTGAACCAATGAAGCTATAATCAAAATGAAAACAATTGTATTTAAGTAATCAAGACCATACGGATTTAGAAATAAACCATATATTGCCCTTGTTATACAGGAAGAAATCGTCATAACAAAAATAACCGCACCACCCATACCAAGAGCAGTTTCCAGCTTTTTAGATACTCCCAGGAAAGGGCAGATACCTAAAAACTGTGATAAAACGAAATTATTCACTAATACAGCACTAATAGCTATTATCATTATCTCATTCATCAGACCCTACCCCTCCTTAACCTTTCCCGATGCACCGCAAGGTAGTGGACAGGATGCACAGCTCTTGTTTTCTGTTACATTCATAGCTGAAAACTTGTTTATAAGTCCCATTATTATTCCGAAAACCAGGAAACCGCCTGGAGGAAGTATCATAATAAGCGCAGGCTCAAACAAATTTGCAGTAACGGTTATTCCGAACCATGTTCCTGCTCCAAGCAATTCCCTAACAGAGCCAATGGTAAGCAGTGCAACTGTAAAACCTATTCCCATTCCTATACCATCAAGTATTGAGAGCAGCGCATT
It contains:
- a CDS encoding RnfABCDGE type electron transport complex subunit B; translation: MLQELLFPTCLVGGLGLIFGLGLALASKKFEVKVDERVAKIREILPGANCGACGQTGCDGFAEGVVAGKCSVTGCPVGGDKVATKIGEILGVKAASTVAKTARVMCAGTYTSCKTKFDYSGIEDCIAAANLFGGPSACTYGCVGMGNCARICPFGAIEIIDGLARIIESRCKACEKCVAACPKKIIEMVPKFDEYIVSCRSMDKGAVVRKNCNVGCIGCGKCSKVCPSSAIAVNGTLAKINPELCSNCGECMKACPTGAINRYKCNL
- the rsxA gene encoding electron transport complex subunit RsxA, producing MNEIMIIAISAVLVNNFVLSQFLGICPFLGVSKKLETALGMGGAVIFVMTISSCITRAIYGLFLNPYGLDYLNTIVFILIIASLVQFVEVVLKKFLPSLYKALGIYLPLITTNCAVLGAALINIDKGYNVLNSTLYGFFAGVGFTLALVLFAGVRERLEYSDIPESLKGLPISLIAAALVSMAFLGFKGLFGI